The Cynocephalus volans isolate mCynVol1 chromosome 2, mCynVol1.pri, whole genome shotgun sequence genome window below encodes:
- the TMED4 gene encoding transmembrane emp24 domain-containing protein 4 isoform X2, whose translation MWDKQKEVFLPSTPGLGMHVEVKDPEGKVVLSRQYGSEGRFTFTSHTPGDHQICLHSNSTRMALFAGGKLRVHLNIQVGEHANNYPEIAAKDKLTELQLRARQLLDQVEQIQKEQDYQRYREERFRLTSESTNQRVLWWSIAQTVILILTGIWQMRHLKSFFEAKKLV comes from the exons ATGTGGGATAAGCAGAAGGAGGTCTTCCTACCCTCGACCCCTGGCCTGGGCATGCACGTGGAAGTGAAGGACCCCGAGGGCAAG GTGGTGCTGTCCCGGCAGTACGGCTCCGAGGGCCGTTTCACGTTCACTTCCCACACGCCCGGTGACCATCAGATCTGTCTGCACTCCAACTCAACCAGGATGGCTCTCTTCGCCGGTGGCAAACTG CGAGTGCACTTGAATATCCAGGTCGGAGAGCACGCCAACAACTATCCCGAGATCGCTGCTAAGGATAAGCTAACGGAGCTGCAGCTCCGCGCCCGCCAGCTGCTCGATCAGGTGGAGCAGATCCAAAAGGAGCAGGATTACCAGCGG TATCGTGAAGAGCGCTTCCGTCTGACCAGCGAGAGCACCAACCAGAGGGTACTGTGGTGGTCGATTGCTCAGACCGTCATCCTCATCCTCACTGGCATCTGGCAGATGCGTCACCTCAAGAGCTTCTTTGAGGCCAAGAAGCTGGTATAG
- the TMED4 gene encoding transmembrane emp24 domain-containing protein 4 isoform X1, which translates to MAGFGGGRLPAMGLAALLLFALCTVGTWGLYFHIGETEKRCFIEEIPDETMVIGNYRTQMWDKQKEVFLPSTPGLGMHVEVKDPEGKVVLSRQYGSEGRFTFTSHTPGDHQICLHSNSTRMALFAGGKLRVHLNIQVGEHANNYPEIAAKDKLTELQLRARQLLDQVEQIQKEQDYQRYREERFRLTSESTNQRVLWWSIAQTVILILTGIWQMRHLKSFFEAKKLV; encoded by the exons ATGGCGGGTTTCGGGGGCGGGAGACTCCCTGCTATGGGGCTGGCGGCGCTGCTGCTGTTCGCGCTGTGCACAGTGGGCACCTGGGGGCTCTACTTCCATATCGGCGAGACCGAGAAACGCTGCTTCATCGAGGAAATCCCCGACGAGACCATGGTCATCG GCAACTATCGCACCCAGATGTGGGATAAGCAGAAGGAGGTCTTCCTACCCTCGACCCCTGGCCTGGGCATGCACGTGGAAGTGAAGGACCCCGAGGGCAAG GTGGTGCTGTCCCGGCAGTACGGCTCCGAGGGCCGTTTCACGTTCACTTCCCACACGCCCGGTGACCATCAGATCTGTCTGCACTCCAACTCAACCAGGATGGCTCTCTTCGCCGGTGGCAAACTG CGAGTGCACTTGAATATCCAGGTCGGAGAGCACGCCAACAACTATCCCGAGATCGCTGCTAAGGATAAGCTAACGGAGCTGCAGCTCCGCGCCCGCCAGCTGCTCGATCAGGTGGAGCAGATCCAAAAGGAGCAGGATTACCAGCGG TATCGTGAAGAGCGCTTCCGTCTGACCAGCGAGAGCACCAACCAGAGGGTACTGTGGTGGTCGATTGCTCAGACCGTCATCCTCATCCTCACTGGCATCTGGCAGATGCGTCACCTCAAGAGCTTCTTTGAGGCCAAGAAGCTGGTATAG